One Actinomadura viridis genomic region harbors:
- the rplJ gene encoding 50S ribosomal protein L10, translating into MAKAEKVAAIAELKNEFESSNGAVLTEYRGLTVAQLKELRTNLGENARFAVVKNTLTKIAASDAGVDEQFRELLEGPSAIAFVKGDVVEAAKGLRDFAKANPLLVIKGGFVDGQSMDATEIGKLADLESREVLLAKLAGAMKGSMANAAALFNALPTQAAQLAEALRAKRESEGGAAPAADEAPAE; encoded by the coding sequence ATGGCAAAGGCCGAAAAGGTCGCGGCGATCGCCGAGCTCAAGAACGAGTTCGAGAGCTCGAACGGCGCCGTGCTGACCGAGTACCGCGGGCTCACGGTGGCGCAGCTCAAGGAGCTGCGCACCAACCTCGGCGAGAACGCGAGGTTCGCCGTGGTGAAGAACACGCTGACCAAGATCGCCGCGTCCGACGCGGGGGTCGACGAGCAGTTCCGCGAGCTGCTCGAAGGTCCGTCCGCGATCGCCTTCGTCAAGGGCGACGTGGTCGAGGCCGCCAAGGGCCTGCGTGACTTCGCCAAGGCCAACCCGCTCCTGGTGATCAAGGGCGGCTTCGTCGACGGGCAGTCGATGGACGCCACCGAGATCGGCAAGCTCGCGGACCTCGAGAGCCGCGAGGTGCTCCTCGCGAAGCTGGCCGGTGCGATGAAGGGCTCGATGGCCAACGCCGCCGCCCTCTTCAACGCTCTGCCGACCCAGGCCGCCCAGCTCGCCGAGGCGCTGCGCGCCAAGCGCGAGTCCGAGGGCGGCGCGGCTCCGGCCGCCGACGAGGCGCCCGCCGAGTAG
- the nusG gene encoding transcription termination/antitermination protein NusG, with amino-acid sequence MSEPSQPYDEAIEEAQSAAAAAAEPAGQADEAPAGVDPADTEIPAGAEPGTAEEAGEAAPAEAAEAGEAGEAAEAGEAAEAGEEGAEAPAEPPADPYADFKMQLRLQPGDWYVVHSYAGYENRVKTNIETRTQTLNMEDYIFQIEVPQHEVTEIKGGKRQKVNEKVLPGYILVRMELTDESWAAVRNTPGVTGFVGLLNKPSPLSLDEVANLLAPEPEEQVKTKEQAKAAAPAVDFEVGESVTVMDGPFATLPATVNEINAEQQKLKVLVSIFGRETPVELSFNQVSKI; translated from the coding sequence GTGTCCGAGCCCTCACAGCCCTACGACGAGGCCATCGAAGAGGCCCAGTCCGCTGCGGCTGCTGCGGCCGAGCCCGCAGGGCAGGCGGACGAGGCGCCCGCCGGCGTCGACCCGGCCGACACGGAGATCCCGGCCGGCGCCGAGCCCGGTACGGCGGAAGAGGCCGGCGAGGCCGCCCCCGCCGAGGCCGCTGAGGCCGGCGAGGCCGGCGAGGCTGCCGAGGCCGGCGAGGCTGCCGAGGCCGGCGAGGAAGGGGCCGAGGCCCCCGCCGAGCCCCCGGCCGACCCGTACGCGGACTTCAAGATGCAGCTGCGGCTGCAGCCGGGCGACTGGTACGTCGTGCACTCCTACGCGGGGTACGAGAACCGGGTCAAGACCAACATCGAGACCCGGACCCAGACCCTCAACATGGAGGACTACATCTTCCAGATCGAGGTCCCTCAGCACGAGGTGACCGAGATCAAGGGCGGCAAGCGGCAGAAGGTCAACGAGAAGGTCCTGCCGGGCTACATCCTGGTCCGCATGGAGCTGACCGACGAGTCGTGGGCCGCGGTCCGCAACACCCCGGGCGTCACCGGCTTCGTGGGCCTGCTGAACAAGCCGTCCCCGCTGAGCCTGGACGAGGTCGCCAACCTGCTGGCCCCCGAGCCGGAGGAGCAGGTCAAGACCAAGGAGCAGGCCAAGGCCGCCGCGCCCGCCGTCGACTTCGAGGTCGGCGAGTCGGTCACCGTCATGGACGGCCCGTTCGCCACCCTCCCCGCCACGGTCAACGAGATCAACGCCGAGCAGCAGAAGCTGAAGGTGCTGGTGTCGATCTTCGGTCGGGAGACCCCGGTCGAGCTGTCGTTCAACCAGGTCTCCAAGATCTGA
- a CDS encoding MlaE family ABC transporter permease produces the protein MSGPGKPGQTVAKAVNAPLQRLEDFGHQLSFYARAFAWVFRVLRRYRTEVLRLLAEVSLGTGGLAVIGGSVVIVGFMTFFTGSQVGLQGYNSLNQIGTAAFTGFVASYFNTREIAPLVSALALSATVGCGFTAQLGAMRISDEIDALEVMAVPSMPFLVTTRMIAGMIAVIPLYIVGLLASYGATRLIVTIFYEQSTGTYDHYFKLFLPPYDILWSFGKVIIFSVLVMLIHCYYGYHASGGPAGVGVAVGRAVRTSIVVINVTDLLLGMAIWGATTTVRIAG, from the coding sequence ATGAGCGGTCCCGGCAAGCCGGGGCAGACCGTCGCGAAGGCGGTGAACGCCCCCCTCCAGAGGCTGGAGGATTTCGGTCACCAGCTCTCGTTCTACGCGCGGGCGTTCGCCTGGGTGTTCCGGGTGCTGCGCCGCTACCGCACCGAGGTGCTGCGGCTGCTGGCCGAGGTGAGCCTGGGCACCGGCGGGCTGGCCGTGATCGGCGGCAGCGTGGTGATCGTCGGCTTCATGACGTTCTTCACCGGCAGCCAGGTCGGCCTCCAGGGCTACAACTCCCTGAACCAGATCGGCACCGCCGCGTTCACGGGGTTCGTCGCCTCGTACTTCAACACCCGCGAGATCGCCCCGCTGGTGTCGGCGCTGGCGCTGTCGGCCACGGTGGGCTGCGGGTTCACCGCCCAGCTCGGCGCGATGCGCATCTCCGACGAGATCGACGCGCTGGAGGTCATGGCGGTCCCGTCGATGCCGTTCCTGGTGACCACCCGGATGATCGCCGGGATGATCGCGGTCATCCCGCTGTACATCGTGGGACTGCTGGCCTCCTACGGCGCCACCCGGCTGATCGTGACGATCTTCTACGAGCAGTCCACCGGCACCTATGACCACTATTTCAAGCTGTTCCTACCGCCTTACGACATTCTGTGGTCGTTCGGCAAAGTGATCATTTTCTCGGTCCTGGTCATGCTCATCCACTGCTACTACGGCTACCACGCCAGCGGCGGCCCGGCGGGCGTCGGCGTCGCGGTCGGCCGGGCGGTGCGCACCAGCATCGTGGTCATCAACGTGACCGACCTGCTGCTCGGCATGGCGATCTGGGGAGCGACCACGACCGTACGGATTGCGGGGTGA
- the rplK gene encoding 50S ribosomal protein L11: MPPKKKKISAVVKVQLQAGQATPAPPVGTALGPHGVNIMDFCKQYNAATESQRGNVIPVEITIYEDRSFSFVTKTPPAAQLILKAAGVEKGSGEPHKTKVGSVTRDQIREIATTKMPDLNAKDLDAAEKIVAGTARSMGIEVK; this comes from the coding sequence ATGCCTCCCAAGAAGAAGAAGATCAGCGCCGTCGTCAAGGTCCAGCTGCAGGCCGGCCAGGCGACCCCGGCGCCGCCGGTCGGTACCGCTCTCGGTCCGCACGGCGTCAACATCATGGACTTCTGCAAGCAGTACAACGCCGCGACCGAGTCCCAGCGCGGCAACGTCATCCCCGTAGAGATCACCATCTACGAGGACCGGTCGTTCTCCTTCGTCACCAAGACGCCGCCGGCCGCGCAGCTGATCCTCAAGGCCGCCGGGGTCGAGAAGGGCAGCGGCGAGCCGCACAAGACCAAGGTCGGCTCGGTGACCCGCGACCAGATCCGCGAGATCGCCACCACCAAGATGCCCGACCTCAACGCCAAGGACCTCGACGCCGCCGAGAAGATCGTCGCCGGCACCGCGCGTTCGATGGGCATCGAGGTCAAGTGA
- a CDS encoding MCE family protein, with translation MRVPFRERNPVPIGLSAFAVILVALLVAMNLERVPFLAGGREYSAAFAEAAGLKPDEEVRIAGVKVGKVTGLDLEGGHVKVTFRVNDEVRLGDLTRAEIKIKTVLGAHYVALDPRGTGRLNRQIPVERTAVPFEVVPAISELTQRVGKIDQRQVARSFDVLADTFRNSPDEIKASLQGLRRLSDTIASRDEELHRLTGRAKDVSQLLADRNQDFARLIQDGDEILQAVQARRQVIHQLLVNTVVLSQQVNALIKENEGQLRPMLDSLEKVNGILLKNQQNLDRILQLFAPFARQFADVTGTGRWFDSYIQNLIPIPASIKDAPAQGGGTGQGQTGQGQTGQGQTGQPGGRRTTNPLPFLP, from the coding sequence ATGAGGGTCCCGTTCCGGGAGCGCAACCCGGTCCCCATCGGCCTCTCCGCGTTCGCGGTCATCCTCGTGGCGCTGCTGGTCGCGATGAACCTGGAGCGCGTCCCGTTCCTGGCCGGCGGGCGCGAGTACAGCGCCGCGTTCGCCGAGGCCGCCGGGCTGAAGCCGGACGAGGAGGTGCGCATCGCCGGGGTCAAGGTCGGCAAGGTCACCGGGCTCGACCTGGAGGGCGGCCACGTCAAGGTCACCTTCCGGGTGAACGACGAGGTCCGGCTGGGCGACCTGACCCGCGCCGAGATCAAGATCAAGACGGTGCTCGGGGCGCACTACGTGGCGCTGGACCCGCGCGGCACCGGCCGGCTGAACCGGCAGATCCCGGTGGAGCGCACCGCCGTCCCGTTCGAGGTGGTCCCGGCGATCAGCGAGCTGACCCAGCGGGTCGGCAAGATCGACCAGCGGCAGGTGGCCCGGTCTTTCGACGTGCTGGCCGACACCTTCCGCAACTCCCCGGACGAGATCAAGGCGTCGCTGCAGGGCCTGCGCAGGCTGTCGGACACGATCGCCTCCCGCGACGAGGAGCTGCACCGGCTGACCGGGCGCGCCAAGGACGTCTCCCAGCTGCTGGCCGACCGCAACCAGGACTTCGCCAGGCTGATCCAGGACGGCGACGAGATCCTTCAGGCGGTGCAGGCCCGGCGGCAGGTCATCCACCAGCTCCTGGTCAACACCGTGGTGCTGTCCCAGCAGGTGAACGCGCTGATCAAGGAGAACGAAGGACAGCTCCGGCCGATGCTGGACAGCCTGGAGAAGGTCAACGGGATCCTGCTGAAGAACCAGCAGAACCTCGACCGGATCCTGCAGCTGTTCGCCCCGTTCGCGCGGCAGTTCGCCGACGTGACCGGAACCGGGCGGTGGTTCGACAGCTACATCCAGAACCTCATCCCCATCCCCGCCTCGATCAAGGACGCGCCGGCCCAGGGCGGCGGCACCGGACAGGGCCAGACCGGACAGGGCCAGACGGGCCAGGGCCAGACCGGGCAGCCGGGCGGCCGTCGCACCACCAACCCGTTGCCCTTCCTCCCGTGA
- the rplL gene encoding 50S ribosomal protein L7/L12 translates to MAKLSTDDLLDAFKEMTLLELSEFVKQFEEVFDVKAAAPVAAVAAPTGPAAAEEAPAQDEFDVILEGAGDKKIQVIKEVRALTSLGLKEAKDLVDGAPKPLLEKVNKETADKAKEALEKAGASVTVK, encoded by the coding sequence ATGGCGAAGCTCAGCACCGACGACCTGCTCGACGCCTTCAAGGAGATGACCCTTCTCGAGCTCTCCGAGTTCGTGAAGCAGTTCGAAGAGGTCTTCGACGTCAAGGCCGCCGCCCCGGTCGCCGCCGTCGCCGCGCCGACCGGCCCCGCCGCCGCCGAGGAGGCCCCGGCGCAGGACGAGTTCGACGTCATCCTCGAGGGTGCCGGCGACAAGAAGATCCAGGTCATCAAGGAGGTCCGCGCCCTGACGAGCCTCGGCCTCAAGGAGGCCAAGGACCTGGTCGACGGCGCGCCCAAGCCGCTGCTGGAGAAGGTCAACAAGGAGACCGCCGACAAGGCCAAGGAGGCCCTGGAGAAGGCCGGCGCCTCGGTGACCGTCAAGTAA
- a CDS encoding MCE family protein: MKTTGAAVKLLIFVVATSLATGVLAMTISNMRFTETRGYSAIFSDVAGLLEQDDVRVAGVRVGQVEKIELYQGRQAKVTFSVNKEGVFDAGLPSSTQVNVRYRNLMGQRYLALTEGPGTANDYLRPGGTIPLAQTKPALDLTVLFNGFRPLFRVLEPNDVNKLAFQIVQTLQGEAGTVNSLLAHVASLTNTLADRDKVIGQVIDNLNNVLGTIDQRHTEVNRLITDLRGFVGGVADDRQAIFDSVAAINQLTGTTAGLLKDARPALKNDIAGLKRLSDTLNENGADVDRALRTTPKRMEGLINISSYGSWFNMYICGMDARVRLPGGPVYQTPAIVNENARCK; the protein is encoded by the coding sequence GTGAAGACGACCGGCGCCGCCGTCAAGCTGCTCATCTTCGTCGTGGCCACCTCGCTGGCCACCGGCGTGCTGGCGATGACGATCTCCAACATGCGGTTCACCGAGACCCGCGGCTACAGCGCGATCTTCTCCGACGTGGCGGGGCTGCTGGAGCAGGACGACGTCCGGGTGGCCGGCGTCCGGGTCGGCCAGGTCGAGAAGATCGAGCTGTACCAGGGCAGGCAGGCCAAGGTGACCTTCAGCGTCAACAAGGAGGGCGTCTTCGACGCCGGACTGCCGTCGTCCACCCAGGTCAACGTGCGCTACCGCAACCTCATGGGCCAGCGCTACCTCGCGCTGACCGAGGGGCCCGGGACGGCGAACGACTACCTGCGGCCCGGCGGCACCATCCCGCTCGCGCAGACCAAGCCGGCGCTGGACCTCACCGTGCTGTTCAACGGGTTCCGCCCGCTGTTCCGCGTCCTGGAGCCCAACGACGTCAACAAGCTCGCCTTCCAGATCGTGCAGACGCTGCAGGGCGAGGCCGGGACGGTCAACAGCCTGCTGGCGCACGTCGCCTCGCTGACCAACACGCTGGCCGACCGCGACAAGGTCATCGGCCAGGTGATCGACAACCTCAACAACGTGCTGGGCACCATCGACCAGCGCCACACCGAGGTGAACCGGCTGATCACCGATCTGCGCGGGTTCGTCGGCGGGGTCGCCGACGACCGCCAGGCGATCTTCGACTCGGTCGCCGCGATCAACCAGCTGACCGGCACCACCGCCGGCCTGCTCAAGGACGCCCGTCCCGCGCTCAAGAACGACATCGCCGGCCTCAAGCGGCTGTCGGACACCCTCAACGAGAACGGCGCCGACGTCGACCGGGCGCTGCGCACCACCCCGAAGCGGATGGAGGGGCTGATCAACATCTCCTCCTACGGCTCCTGGTTCAACATGTACATCTGCGGCATGGACGCGCGGGTGCGGCTGCCCGGCGGTCCCGTCTACCAGACCCCTGCGATCGTGAACGAGAACGCGAGGTGCAAGTAG
- a CDS encoding ABC transporter ATP-binding protein: MGVEIRVEGLTKSFGRQTIWQDVSLTLPAGEISVLLGPSGTGKSVFLKSLVGLLKPDRGHIWVGDRDLPYLPEAQLYDTRKLFGVLFQDGALFGSMNLYDNIAFPLREHTKKPESEVRRIVMEKMEMVGLLGAERKLPGEISGGMKKRAGLARALVLDPEILLVDEPDSGLDPVRTAYLNQLIVDLNSQINATFLIVTHDINTARTVPDNIGLLFRRELVMFGPREMLLSSEEPVVRQFLNARRVGPIGMSEEKDVSELEAEAKMGHDPGKLPPIPPQLMPSDGRVRPAQHAPGSWCAAHGVVPPAGSFIDDLGRNWVEEWPRYVAAMGPVAGAGAVPGGHAPGGHVPGAPGPGGYQQGGGVPGAGAAP; encoded by the coding sequence GTGGGCGTCGAGATCAGAGTCGAAGGGCTGACCAAATCCTTCGGCCGCCAGACCATCTGGCAGGACGTATCGCTAACGCTGCCCGCGGGAGAGATCAGTGTGCTCCTCGGGCCCTCCGGCACCGGGAAGTCGGTCTTCCTGAAGTCACTGGTCGGGCTGCTCAAGCCGGACCGCGGGCACATCTGGGTCGGTGACCGCGACCTGCCGTACCTGCCCGAGGCCCAGCTGTACGACACGCGCAAGCTGTTCGGCGTGCTGTTCCAGGACGGCGCCCTGTTCGGGTCGATGAACCTGTACGACAACATCGCCTTCCCGCTGCGCGAGCACACCAAGAAGCCGGAGTCGGAGGTCCGGCGCATCGTCATGGAGAAGATGGAGATGGTCGGTCTCCTCGGCGCCGAGCGCAAGCTGCCCGGCGAGATCTCCGGTGGCATGAAGAAGCGCGCCGGGCTGGCCCGCGCGCTGGTGCTGGACCCCGAGATCCTCCTGGTGGACGAGCCGGACTCCGGCCTGGACCCGGTCCGCACCGCCTACCTCAACCAGCTGATCGTCGACCTGAACTCGCAGATCAACGCGACGTTCCTGATCGTGACCCACGACATCAACACCGCCCGGACCGTTCCCGACAACATCGGGCTGCTGTTCCGCCGCGAGCTGGTGATGTTCGGCCCGCGCGAGATGCTGCTGTCGAGCGAGGAGCCGGTGGTCCGGCAGTTCCTCAACGCCCGGCGGGTCGGCCCGATCGGCATGTCGGAGGAGAAGGACGTCTCCGAGCTGGAGGCCGAGGCCAAGATGGGCCACGACCCCGGCAAGCTCCCGCCCATCCCGCCGCAGCTCATGCCCAGCGACGGCCGGGTCCGCCCGGCGCAGCACGCGCCCGGTTCCTGGTGCGCGGCGCACGGCGTCGTCCCGCCGGCCGGCTCGTTCATCGACGACCTGGGCCGCAACTGGGTGGAGGAGTGGCCGCGCTATGTCGCGGCGATGGGCCCGGTGGCCGGCGCGGGCGCGGTGCCCGGCGGTCACGCGCCCGGCGGTCATGTGCCGGGTGCGCCCGGACCGGGCGGCTACCAGCAGGGCGGCGGGGTGCCAGGGGCGGGTGCGGCGCCCTGA
- the rplA gene encoding 50S ribosomal protein L1 — protein MKRSKGYRGAAEQIDRDRFYSPAEAMKLAKQTSVTKFDATVEVALRLGVDPRKADQMVRGTVNLPNGTGKTARVLVFAGGAKADEAREAGADLVGSDDMIEKIQGGFLDFDAVVATPDQMGKVGRLGRVLGPRGLMPNPKTGTVTMDVAKAVTDIKGGKIEFRVDRHANLHFIVGKASFSERQLVENYAAAIEEVQRLKPSAAKGRYVKKAIVTTSMGPSIPVDPNAVRNLTAELDEA, from the coding sequence ATGAAGCGCAGCAAGGGCTACCGCGGCGCCGCGGAGCAGATCGACCGCGACCGGTTCTACAGCCCGGCCGAGGCCATGAAGCTGGCCAAGCAGACCTCGGTGACCAAGTTCGACGCGACCGTCGAGGTCGCCCTGCGGCTGGGCGTCGACCCCCGCAAGGCCGACCAGATGGTCCGCGGCACCGTCAACCTGCCCAACGGCACCGGTAAGACCGCCCGCGTGCTGGTCTTCGCCGGCGGCGCGAAGGCGGACGAGGCCCGCGAGGCCGGTGCCGACCTCGTCGGCTCCGACGACATGATCGAGAAGATCCAGGGCGGCTTCCTGGACTTCGACGCGGTCGTGGCGACGCCGGACCAGATGGGCAAGGTCGGCCGGCTGGGCCGGGTGCTCGGCCCGCGCGGCCTGATGCCCAACCCCAAGACCGGCACCGTCACCATGGACGTGGCCAAGGCCGTCACCGACATCAAGGGCGGGAAGATCGAGTTCCGGGTCGACCGGCACGCGAACCTGCACTTCATCGTCGGCAAGGCGTCCTTCAGCGAGCGGCAGCTGGTGGAGAACTACGCCGCCGCCATCGAGGAGGTCCAGCGGCTCAAGCCGTCGGCCGCCAAGGGCCGGTACGTCAAGAAGGCCATCGTGACGACCTCGATGGGGCCGAGCATCCCGGTCGACCCCAACGCGGTCCGCAACCTCACCGCCGAGCTCGACGAGGCCTGA
- a CDS encoding MCE family protein, whose amino-acid sequence MTQRIRYRLLGLSMVIVLALLLALTVALFNKALTPVTKVSVRAERAGLQLLPRSDVKVRGLIVGEVRGTRVTADGAVLDLALDPDKAEMIPGNVQARLLPKTLFGEKYVDLEIPARPGPLGLREGQVIQQDRSQTAVEIDRVLNNLLPLLQAVRPEKLNATLNAVATALQGRGDQIGRNLEQADALLKKINPELGTLVYDLRALSDVSDIYSAAAPDLLNTLRNLNVTSKTITDKRGTIEDIIPMVTGVSAKGDRFMRDNAPKIIGVNVANRDGLALVARYSPSLPCVLEGMMKIKPLAEEAGGGKTPTFNLTVEIVKPRPAYKYPLDMPEAKDQRNPRCYNLPDPKVPFPDYLALDGTQDDLWWKNPDDPNAPSPHAGGRGRALSGVFVDPGTGMSERDKIKNVVGPMTRTPAGEVSDVAELLFGPLLQGSVVNVQ is encoded by the coding sequence ATGACCCAGCGGATCCGTTACCGCTTGCTCGGCCTGTCCATGGTGATCGTGCTGGCGCTGCTGCTGGCGCTGACGGTCGCGCTGTTCAACAAGGCGCTCACCCCGGTCACGAAGGTGTCGGTGCGGGCCGAGCGGGCCGGGCTCCAGCTGCTGCCCCGCTCGGACGTCAAGGTGCGCGGCCTGATCGTGGGCGAGGTCCGGGGCACCCGGGTGACCGCCGACGGCGCCGTCCTGGACCTGGCGCTCGACCCGGACAAGGCCGAGATGATCCCCGGCAACGTCCAGGCGCGGCTGCTGCCCAAGACGCTGTTCGGCGAGAAGTACGTCGACCTGGAGATCCCGGCCCGGCCGGGCCCGCTCGGGCTGCGCGAGGGCCAGGTGATCCAGCAGGACCGTTCCCAGACCGCGGTCGAGATCGACCGGGTGCTGAACAACCTGCTGCCGCTGCTGCAGGCCGTCCGTCCCGAGAAGCTCAACGCCACGCTGAACGCGGTGGCCACCGCGCTGCAGGGCCGCGGCGACCAGATCGGCCGCAACCTGGAGCAGGCCGACGCGCTGCTCAAGAAGATCAACCCGGAGCTGGGCACCCTCGTCTACGACCTGCGCGCGCTGTCGGACGTCTCCGACATCTACAGCGCCGCCGCGCCCGACCTGCTGAACACCCTGCGCAACCTGAACGTGACCAGCAAGACGATCACCGACAAGCGGGGGACCATCGAGGACATCATCCCGATGGTCACCGGGGTGAGCGCCAAGGGCGACCGGTTCATGCGGGACAACGCCCCCAAGATCATCGGAGTGAACGTGGCGAACCGCGACGGGCTCGCGCTGGTCGCCCGCTACTCCCCGTCGCTGCCCTGCGTGCTGGAGGGGATGATGAAGATCAAGCCCCTCGCCGAGGAGGCGGGCGGCGGCAAGACCCCGACGTTCAACCTCACCGTCGAGATCGTCAAGCCCCGGCCGGCGTACAAGTACCCGCTGGACATGCCGGAGGCCAAGGACCAGCGGAACCCGCGCTGCTACAACCTGCCCGACCCCAAGGTGCCGTTCCCCGACTACCTGGCGCTGGACGGCACCCAGGACGACCTGTGGTGGAAGAACCCCGACGACCCGAACGCCCCCAGCCCCCACGCGGGCGGGCGCGGGCGCGCGCTGTCGGGCGTGTTCGTCGACCCCGGGACCGGGATGAGCGAGCGGGACAAGATCAAGAACGTGGTGGGGCCGATGACCCGGACCCCCGCCGGTGAGGTGTCGGACGTGGCCGAGCTGCTGTTCGGGCCGCTGCTGCAGGGATCGGTGGTGAACGTCCAGTGA
- a CDS encoding MCE family protein: MRNSGTILRLGGAILALAVLAAALVLLLRGPEQRRMTAYFSRTVGLYEGADVRILGIRVGKVTKVTPVGGAVKVELRYEARYKVPADAKAVIINQTLVADRYIQLTPVYKGGPVMRDGHTLTLASTAVPVEVDEVGAGLNDLSTALGPQGANANGSLSRLLQVGADTLEGQGTDIRQTIGDTSKMLSTLSADREDVAKTIQNLRIITATMKANDQQIRQFTGHLNGVSGQLAGEKEELSAALNTLAPTLRNVQRFIKDNRGQLADNVRQLAQITGVLVKEKEAFTELLQVAPLGVNNLARAYDPISGTIHNRADLRQFHDLADWICSLAYSVGTPPKQCLDFVTPVNGIGKALTGLSLDLSWITALTTHYDPEPIPPDAYGPGGRSGAAGGGTGSGGGGGGGGGKTKTTTSTGQSKPRDVRALLPGGGR, encoded by the coding sequence ATGCGTAACTCAGGAACCATCCTCCGCCTCGGCGGCGCGATCCTCGCCCTGGCCGTGCTCGCGGCGGCGCTCGTGCTGCTGCTGAGGGGGCCCGAGCAGCGCCGCATGACGGCGTACTTCAGCCGGACGGTCGGCCTGTACGAGGGCGCCGACGTGCGCATCCTCGGCATCCGGGTCGGCAAGGTCACCAAGGTGACCCCGGTCGGCGGCGCGGTGAAGGTGGAGCTGCGGTACGAGGCCAGGTACAAGGTGCCGGCCGACGCCAAGGCCGTGATCATCAACCAGACGCTGGTCGCCGACCGCTACATCCAGCTCACCCCCGTCTACAAGGGCGGCCCGGTGATGCGGGACGGGCACACCCTCACGCTCGCCAGCACCGCCGTCCCGGTCGAGGTCGACGAGGTCGGCGCCGGGCTGAACGACCTCAGCACCGCGCTGGGCCCGCAGGGCGCCAACGCCAACGGGTCGCTGTCGCGCCTGCTGCAGGTCGGCGCGGACACCCTGGAGGGCCAGGGCACCGACATCCGGCAGACCATCGGCGACACCTCCAAGATGCTCAGCACCCTCAGCGCGGACCGCGAGGACGTGGCCAAGACCATCCAGAACCTGCGGATCATCACCGCCACGATGAAGGCCAACGACCAGCAGATCCGGCAGTTCACCGGTCACCTGAACGGGGTGTCGGGGCAGCTGGCGGGGGAGAAGGAGGAGCTGAGCGCCGCGCTCAACACGCTCGCCCCCACGCTGCGCAACGTCCAGCGCTTCATCAAGGACAACCGGGGCCAGCTCGCCGACAACGTCCGGCAGCTGGCGCAGATCACCGGGGTGCTGGTGAAGGAGAAGGAGGCGTTCACCGAGCTGCTCCAGGTGGCGCCGCTGGGCGTCAACAACCTGGCCCGCGCGTACGACCCGATCAGCGGCACCATCCACAACCGGGCCGACCTGCGCCAGTTCCACGACCTGGCGGACTGGATCTGCTCGCTGGCCTACTCGGTCGGCACCCCGCCCAAGCAGTGCCTGGACTTCGTCACCCCGGTCAACGGGATCGGCAAGGCGCTGACCGGGCTGAGCCTGGACCTGTCCTGGATCACCGCGCTGACCACGCACTACGACCCTGAGCCGATCCCGCCGGACGCCTACGGGCCGGGCGGCCGGAGCGGCGCGGCCGGCGGCGGCACCGGCAGCGGCGGCGGTGGCGGCGGTGGCGGCGGCAAGACCAAGACCACGACGTCCACCGGGCAGTCCAAGCCCCGGGACGTGCGCGCGCTGCTTCCGGGAGGTGGCCGATGA
- a CDS encoding MlaE family ABC transporter permease: MLVWPFQWREFIQQAWFIVSVTVVPTMLVAIPFGGILSLQVGGLIRQLGAQSYTGATAVVAIVREASPLVTSLLVAGAAGSAMCADIGSRKIREEIDAMEVLGINPLHRLVVPRMLACAFVALFLNGLVSVVGLAGGYVFNVMLQDGTPGAYLASFNAIAQLPDLLQAEFKAFVFGITAGLVAAYKGLNAKGGPKGVGDAVNQTVVITFMLLFLENFLISTLYFQFVPQKGM, encoded by the coding sequence ATGCTCGTGTGGCCGTTCCAGTGGCGCGAGTTCATCCAGCAGGCGTGGTTCATCGTCAGCGTGACGGTGGTGCCCACGATGCTGGTCGCGATCCCGTTCGGCGGCATCCTGTCGTTGCAGGTGGGCGGGCTGATCCGGCAGCTGGGCGCGCAGTCCTACACGGGTGCGACCGCGGTGGTCGCGATCGTCCGCGAGGCCAGCCCGCTGGTCACCTCGCTGCTGGTCGCGGGCGCCGCGGGCTCGGCCATGTGCGCCGACATCGGGTCCCGCAAGATCCGCGAGGAGATCGACGCCATGGAGGTGCTGGGCATCAACCCCCTGCACCGCCTGGTCGTCCCGCGCATGCTCGCCTGCGCCTTCGTCGCGCTGTTCCTCAACGGCCTGGTGTCGGTGGTCGGCCTGGCCGGCGGCTACGTGTTCAACGTGATGCTGCAGGACGGCACCCCGGGCGCCTACCTGGCCTCGTTCAACGCCATCGCGCAACTGCCCGACCTGCTCCAGGCCGAGTTCAAGGCGTTCGTCTTCGGCATCACGGCCGGGCTGGTCGCGGCCTATAAGGGGCTGAACGCCAAGGGCGGTCCCAAGGGCGTGGGAGACGCGGTCAACCAGACCGTGGTCATCACTTTCATGCTGCTGTTCCTGGAGAACTTCCTGATCTCCACCCTGTACTTCCAGTTCGTCCCCCAGAAGGGCATGTGA